The genomic segment ACAATCTCGCCCCTGTTATTGCGAGCTTAAGCAAAGTGGAGTGAAGCAATCTCAAAGTTTGAACTACAAAAAAATCGCTCAATTTAGGGTAAAGTAATCCAGGGTCAGAACCGGATGAGGGGCATGAACCCCCATATCACCAAAGCCATATCTCCATAAAACATTACTCAAAAAACCAGGGTTTATTTTCATAATTGCTTTTTCTACAATCACGTGAGGCGTATTTTGGGAAAGTCAACGAGGGATGGACATCAAAGATTTCGAAAAATTTTTACTATATATAGCGTCGCATTAATTGGCGTTCTCTTTGTGCTGCTTGCGCCACCAATCCCCCAAGACCCTGAATACCACAACTTTTCTGACCAGCGAACAATGATTGGAATCCCTCATTTTTGGAATGTGGTTACAAGCCTGCCTTTTCTTGTTGTAGGTATCATTGGTTTACTCACACTATTACACAGGAAATCTTTGAAATATTCACGTTCACTATTAAAATGTTATCTGGTTTTTTATGCTGCTACTTGTGCTATAGGGATTGGTTCGGCCTATTATCATTTGCATCCAACTAATGAAACTCTGGTGTGGGATAGATTGCCAATGACAGTAGCGTTTATGGCTTTTTTTTCCATTATCATTGGAGAGTATATTTCTGAAAAAACAGGGAAAAGGCTGTTTCTGCCACTAATTATTGCAGGTATTATTTCTGTAGCATATTGGTACTTTACGGAGAAGTACGGTCACGGTGATCTTCGTCCATATGCTCTGGTGCAGTACTTGCCACTTTTTCTAATCCCAATGATTTTAGTCATGTTTCGTTCGCGATTTTTACGTAGTAAATACATTTGGATTATGCTGGGTGTTTATGTTTTTGCAAAGGTTTTTGAAATATGGGATGGATATATGTACAATCTTA from the Desulfovulcanus ferrireducens genome contains:
- a CDS encoding ceramidase domain-containing protein, translating into MGKSTRDGHQRFRKIFTIYSVALIGVLFVLLAPPIPQDPEYHNFSDQRTMIGIPHFWNVVTSLPFLVVGIIGLLTLLHRKSLKYSRSLLKCYLVFYAATCAIGIGSAYYHLHPTNETLVWDRLPMTVAFMAFFSIIIGEYISEKTGKRLFLPLIIAGIISVAYWYFTEKYGHGDLRPYALVQYLPLFLIPMILVMFRSRFLRSKYIWIMLGVYVFAKVFEIWDGYMYNLTVFMGGHSIKHVLAALVPLIFIVALKKQNDNEAN